The Tessaracoccus aquimaris sequence GCGCAACTGGCGAAGGCGGCCAACGACAACGGCGGCCACGACAACATCACGGTCGTCCTCGGCGACGTGGTCGAGCAGGACGGCGACCTCGACGCGCTGCCCGGGCTGCTCGTCGGCTCGGCGACCGAGGTGGAGATCCCCCGCACCGGCCAGCTCGCCAAGGAACGCGGCGGCTCCGACCGCGAGGCCCCCTACCCCAAGCCCGACCTCAACGCGCCCGAGCACGACGCAGGAGAGGTCGCCCGGTACGCGCCGCAGGATCCGAAGCGCCGCTGGCCCGGCATCCTGGCCGCGATCGTCGCGATCGCCCTGGTGTTGGGCATCGGCGGCTGGGGTGTCTACGCCTACGGCAAGTCCCGCTACTTCGTGGGTGCGGACGAGGGCTACGTAGCGGTCTACAACGGACTGCCGGGCGGCATCCTCGGCCTCCATCTCAACGAGATGGTGGAGCGCTCCTCGATCAACGTCACCGACCTGCCGTCGTTCTTCCAACGCCAGGTCGATGCGACCATCCCCGTCGGCAGCATCGACGCCGCCCGCGGCACCGTCGCCACCCTGGCGGGCATCGCGGAGCGCTGCGTCGAGGTGCGCAACGAGAACAAGCGTCCCTCGCCGGTGGAATCACCCAGCCCAGTTCCGACGCCGACCGGCCCCGGCCTTCCGCTCGACCCCTCGGCGACGCCCATGTCGCCACCGCCCAACGTGTTCCCGAGCACGATCACAGAGTCACCGACGGCCACTGAAGAGGCCGACCCGGAGGCCTGTTGATGTCAGACCAGGTCCAGCCGGCACTCTCCGACGAGGTGATCGTCTACCGCAAGCGGCGCGGCGTCGAACTGCTGCTGCTTCTTCTCGCGCAGTCCTTCGGGTTCGCGGGTTACGTGATCACCGACCTCAACCTATACGGCGAGCTTCCCTCGAACATCATCCTGGTGGCCGCCGTCTGGTACGGCATGGGCATCGCGGTGCACCTCGTGGTCCGGTTCATCCTGCCCTACGCCGACCCGCTGATCTTGCCGTGCGTCTTCCTTCTCAACGGGCTGGGGCTGGCGATGATCTACCGCATCGACCAGATCCCCGAACCCGTCAGGACCGACTCAAGCACCCAGATGATCTGGACGGCGCTCGGGCTGGTGTTGTTCTGCCTTGTCGCGGTGCTGCTGCGGGATCACCGTCGGCTGCAGCGCTACCCGTACCTGATGTTCATCGGCGGCCTCGTGCTGCTGCTGCTGCCGCTCGCCCCCTTCATCGGCTGGAAGTCGGGTGGCGCGCAGATCTGGATCAAGGTGGCCGGCTACTCCTTCCAGCCTGCCGAGGTCGCCAAGATCATGCTTGCGATCGCGTTCGCCGCCTACTTCTACGAGAAGCGCGAGGTGCTGGCTCTCGCCGGACGGCGCGTGCTCGGCATCGAACTTCCCCGCGCCCGTGACCTCGGACCGATCATGGTGATGTGGCTCGCCTGCCTGGCGGTCATGGTGTTCCAGAACGATCTGGGCACGTCGCTGCTGTTCTTCGGGCTGTTCACCGTGATGATCTACATCGCGACCGAGCGGCCAGCCTGGCCGATCCTGGCGGGCATCCTGTTCGTCGGCGCGGCCCTGGCCGCGTACAAGTTCACCAACCACGTTGGGCGACGCGTCAGCGCCTGGCTCGACCCGTTCAGCGACTACGACAAGAACCTGCAGATCATCAGCGCGCAGTTCGGCTTCGCATGGGGCGGCCTGTTCGGCCGCGGCTGGGGGCTCGGTCGCCCCGGCCTGACCCCGTTGGCCAAGAGCGACATGATCGCGGCGGCGCTCGGCGAGGAGATCGGCGTCCTCGGGCTGATGGCGATCATCATGATCTACGGCCTCCTGATCGCCCGCGGCTTCAAGACGGCACTCACCGCCCCTGACGGCTTCGGCAAACTGCTCGCGGCCGGCCTCAGCTTCACGTTCGCGCTGCAGGTGTTCGCCATCATCGGCGGCGTCACCCGCCTGCTGCCGCTGACGGGCCTCACGACGCCGTTCATGTCCCAGGGCGGCTCGTCGATGGTCGCGAACTGGATCATCGTCGGCATCCTGATGGTCATCTCGCATCGTGCCCGGATGCCGCAGGCCGCGACCGCGGCGCCGCAGGAAATGAGCGCCCTCGACGACGCGACGGCGGTGATCTCCCGATGAACGGCCCCATCCGCAAGGTGACGATCTTCGTCTCGCTGCTGCTGGCGGCGCTGCTTGTCAACATGACGTGGATCTCCGTCGCGCGCACCGAGTCCCTCAACGACGACAGCCGCAACCGCCGCGTCCGCGACGCCGAGTTCTCCCGGAACCGCGGCGCGATCCTGGTCGGCAACGAGGCGATCGCCGAGTCGGTGCCACGCACCGGCCGCTTCCCCTACGTGCGCACCTACCCGAAGCCGGAGCTGTGGAGCTCGGTGACGGGCTGGTACTCCTACAACTACGCCCGCTCCGGGCTGGAGGCGTCCTTCAACCAGGAGCTCGCGGGCACCTCGTCCGAGCAGTCCATCGGCCGCGTCGTCGACCTGCTGACTGGTAGGCAGTCGTCGGGTGCCAACATCCAGACCACGCTGAACGCCGACGCGCAGGCGGCCGCCGTCAAGGCGCTCGGAGACAAGCGCGGCGCTGTCGTGGCGATGGACTACACCACCGGCGAGATCCTGGCGCTTGTCTCGACGCCGACCTACGATCCGAACCGGCTCGCGACGGTCGACCTGAGCGAGGCGCAGACCGCCTGGAACGAGCTGCTCAACGCCGCCGACGAGCCGTTGAAGGGTCGCGCCACCCGCGAGGTCTATCCCCCCGGGTCGACCTTCAAGCTGGTCACGGCCGCGGCGGCCCTCGAGGACGGC is a genomic window containing:
- a CDS encoding PP2C family protein-serine/threonine phosphatase, producing the protein MFSLRFAAHSEVGRVRKNNQDAGYASPNMLLVTDGMGGAAAGDLASAVASTEASRSDRRATDGEEMLERIAGMMARANTKLSDLIDEDLQLDGMGTTFCGAMFNGTEFGLAHIGDSRGYLLRDGELTQITHDHSWVQSLIDEGKITPAQAAVHPHRSLILKVLNGQSMFEPDYELFAAELGDRLMFCSDGLSGLISDEQIAELLQTDDLDEAAAQLAKAANDNGGHDNITVVLGDVVEQDGDLDALPGLLVGSATEVEIPRTGQLAKERGGSDREAPYPKPDLNAPEHDAGEVARYAPQDPKRRWPGILAAIVAIALVLGIGGWGVYAYGKSRYFVGADEGYVAVYNGLPGGILGLHLNEMVERSSINVTDLPSFFQRQVDATIPVGSIDAARGTVATLAGIAERCVEVRNENKRPSPVESPSPVPTPTGPGLPLDPSATPMSPPPNVFPSTITESPTATEEADPEAC
- a CDS encoding FtsW/RodA/SpoVE family cell cycle protein — protein: MSDQVQPALSDEVIVYRKRRGVELLLLLLAQSFGFAGYVITDLNLYGELPSNIILVAAVWYGMGIAVHLVVRFILPYADPLILPCVFLLNGLGLAMIYRIDQIPEPVRTDSSTQMIWTALGLVLFCLVAVLLRDHRRLQRYPYLMFIGGLVLLLLPLAPFIGWKSGGAQIWIKVAGYSFQPAEVAKIMLAIAFAAYFYEKREVLALAGRRVLGIELPRARDLGPIMVMWLACLAVMVFQNDLGTSLLFFGLFTVMIYIATERPAWPILAGILFVGAALAAYKFTNHVGRRVSAWLDPFSDYDKNLQIISAQFGFAWGGLFGRGWGLGRPGLTPLAKSDMIAAALGEEIGVLGLMAIIMIYGLLIARGFKTALTAPDGFGKLLAAGLSFTFALQVFAIIGGVTRLLPLTGLTTPFMSQGGSSMVANWIIVGILMVISHRARMPQAATAAPQEMSALDDATAVISR